The genomic DNA ATAAATTAGAATCCGCCTACAACCGATCAATGATTAGTTGAGAATGGATAATTGACAGCAGAAAAACATCGGCTTTATAGGTGAAAAACACACCATTTACATCCATTAACGGTGAACGTCTCCGACCAGTACTTGTCCTCAACCAACCGAGAGAAGCCCCTGATATTCCACCTGAGGCTGCCCGAATGAGTGACTAGTCCTCCCACTCCCTGATCATCCATATCCACCTGTAACCCCAAAAAAGAACAAAGACCAGACTTCAGGTTGCAACCCTCTGGCTGGTATGAGATTGAAACCAAACTGACAACAAGAGTATTCCGACAAACATTCACCATCCATCACGCACCCATCAGAATCAAACAAAACCCTCATCGTCGTGCTTAAAGGTGTGAGCTTTAGGTATGTTTCACTTTAAAAACTACTGAGAACTGCGATACTTGCCCGGCGTAGGGAGACAGACAGCGGCGGGCCTCACCTGAGACGATCGGCGCCCCGGCACCGGGGAATCTCTCTCGATCACTTTACCTTCTGTCCGCTACACTTGCCCGGTTTAGTGACTGCTTCACTCGgattgtatgtatatataaatgtatatattgcGGGTATATTATTACATCTCGATCCCTTTGCCCCCTATACTTTTTAGTTTTACATGTCTGCACCCTATACTTTTGAGCTTGGATCATTTCACACCATAGAAGTAATGATATGCTGTTTTTGCACCATGGAGGTTTTGTTTCATCGCCGGTTCCCCTCGATAGACGATACTATAGATGGGCTGATGTACGTGGTGTATAACATAATATGGAGATTTGTAATTTCATTAGATCATAATTCATTTGTGTCTGTATGTATAGAATACAAATAGAACGAACTTAACTCCGTGAAGGTTCGTCAGAAAATAATTGGCACATGAACATCACTTGGTCTAACTCAACTGGATTACAGATATCTGGATGCaccaaaaataagaaaaaccaATTCTTGGATATTGATGTCTTTTCTAATCGCATTACGAGGTAACCTTGTCCCGCAAGTAACCGGCGCAGTTGATCAGTTCTATCCTCTCGTTCATTGCCTTGGCTTCTTCAAGTAGTAACAAGAAATGAGGGATACGTTCTTAAGAGCCAGAAGGGTTAATAATTTCATTCTGAGGAGTCAGATTCGATCATGATTTGAGAGGGCTTAATTACAAAAGACAATACTGTTTCATCGAAACCGCAGGAtatgttgttttactttagcCTGCAAAAAAAATTCCTATATGGAAAAAGATATCGGTTTCGAGTATTTTATCTTGATCTGAGAAACTCAAGCATACTATGCTTCCTTAATCTTGGACGATGAttcctctctttcctcatatcaCCACCACAGCTGACGTGACTTTACTGTCGTGGAGTATGCATACATGTTCACGTATTTTATCGGTTTCAAGTATTTTATCAGAAGCAAGCAACGGCAATGTTGCCTCATCTGCAGCCTCTAAGAACAACGAAAAATCCCCCGTTATCGTCCTTGGATGAATCGACAGTACCCTGTCATGTCTTTATCCCATCTCCTCTCGGGCGAAATGGACCTTGAAAGTTGAAGCCCTGGACCatcatatatacacatacgcACAAAAAATGGGCGCGCAGAAATCGATTATCAGTCACCGCAACCGGGAACGTAGAAGTTGTCGGAGCAGTGCATCACTCCACGCAACTTGGTAAACCCATCAATCTTCCATGCGAATCTGTTTGGCGCAGGGTTGTCCTTGCTTCCCATTTCTTGCTGCTTCTCCATATTCTGTATAAGCATCAAGATTGAAACATTCGAGAGGAAAAGTCAAGAAACAGAGGATACATCAGGGGACAACTTGTAGTTACAAGTCAGTTAGAGTAGgagaggcggaggatttttcGGTGATCTTGGGCCGTAGCCTAAAAAGTTCAATTAGAAAACTAATATCAAGCAGCGGTTCGGATACGTGATCATGTAGACATAGCTGCAAAAGCAACAAATGCAATGCCAGAGGTAGCAAACTGAGTTCATGTAAACCTATCGAACATCTAACCGCATAGTTTATTTCACTTTGATCATTTACTTTTTCAAACGTGGCATTTTCGTCATTAATGTTACTTCCCGATGTCATTTTAACCATAATAGTTAACTTTTAAAACTTTAACCATTAACATTTGCAGAAGCGGGTCATGACTTGCATGAATGTTCTGCTTTAGGCCTTCAACCTTAAGATCCCCATATAGAAAAGATTATAATTACAGGGAATGTTCCCGAGTTAGTATCCCCAGCCGAGAAGCTCAAGTAAATAGGGCCTTCAGCTCGAGCCAAGCAACGACCGATGAGTTCCTTCTTTCCTCGGCTCTCATCTTCGCCGCCGCAGCCGACCTTAGTTTACATTCTTGGATCTCACACTTGGACTCCGCCTCCTTCATCTCGGTTCTCAAAGCATCCCAGTCCGAAGTCAGCTTCATCTTCTTGGTTTTCACTCCTTCAAGTTGCCTGGTTAgcccttcctcttcctcatcgAGATCTTTCATCGACTTCTTGTATGAATCTTGAGTCTCGAGGTTCTGCTCAGTTGTAGCTACTGTTTTATCCATCTCCAACTTCTCCATCAGGAAATTCGGGTTCTCCTCCTCAAAGGTCTCAAAGGCCGAAACAAAGTCATCAAAGTGGGTCCAGAGTGCTTGCACCTTTCTCTGCTGATCCGGAGATAAGCCGGTCTGATTAGCAAAAGAGCTTAAGGTCGAGAGAGCTAAAGATAGCTTGTCTTTCATGCCCAAGTGAAAGAAAGACAAGAGGCATTCTCTCAAGGACTGCTTAGCCATCTCTACATCTTCTGAGCTCGGAGTCTCGGAAGCTAAGTTT from Punica granatum isolate Tunisia-2019 chromosome 2, ASM765513v2, whole genome shotgun sequence includes the following:
- the LOC116195215 gene encoding uncharacterized protein LOC116195215, with translation MVHSLTPSLKLDVQKPEKTPTRCSSDSSSSKELTFKPSRRRKSVSNIESANLASETPSSEDVEMAKQSLRECLLSFFHLGMKDKLSLALSTLSSFANQTGLSPDQQRKVQALWTHFDDFVSAFETFEEENPNFLMEKLEMDKTVATTEQNLETQDSYKKSMKDLDEEEEGLTRQLEGVKTKKMKLTSDWDALRTEMKEAESKCEIQECKLRSAAAAKMRAEERRNSSVVAWLELKALFT